One Anopheles marshallii chromosome 3, idAnoMarsDA_429_01, whole genome shotgun sequence genomic region harbors:
- the LOC128715972 gene encoding protein javelin produces the protein MRGRHILPEENSTRCTAEATIEEPEESVRDMVSRLESGNATLATRTANKPRIIESRCIEKYEPEPAITINNQTTVEGAHATDRKSPSAPVEPVTVNNHINVVQPVTANGTVPQPPPIPGPLLIPPLLRGGPAKSLPVCETPTATASPTTVATSMERPPKVCRNKNVDLAFAATMKQLVGLNGNGTVRQPSAVKKSPSQVSVTMESNTHDQQQSPPESAPTSAASVTKTVTFNFTNGSPETVATNGAEEPHHTNGAPAQTVDHSENLRPSAIAEQRKADELTSPKLVNWSSIGRFDERQYFANDRKLIEKRKYDDMEFEEFEVLDPNAPPSSEHYDSLNSK, from the coding sequence ATGCGCGGCCGTCATATCCTCCCGGAGGAAAACTCCACCCGCTGCACGGCCGAGGCGACAATCGAGGAGCCGGAGGAGAGTGTACGAGATATGGTCAGTAGGCTGGAGAGCGGTAACGCTACGCTTGCCACACGCACCGCCAACAAACCGCGCATCATCGAGTCGCGATGTATCGAGAAGTACGAACCCGAACCGGCCATCACGATCAACAACCAGACGACGGTGGAAGGTGCCCACGCCACCGACCGAAAGTCACCCAGCGCCCCGGTGGAACCAGTCACCGTCAACAACCACATCAACGTTGTGCAACCGGTCACGGCCAACGGAACTGTTCCGCAGCCACCACCGATTCCGGGTCCACTGCTGATACCGCCGCTTCTGCGGGGAGGCCCAGCAAAGTCATTGCCGGTTTGTGAGACGCCAACGGCCACGGCATCTCCCACGACCGTTGCCACATCCATGGAGCGTCCACCCAAAGTTTGCCGTAATAAAAATGTGGATCTCGCGTTTGCGGCCACCATGAAGCAGCTGGTCGGGTTGAATGGTAACGGCACGGTAAGACAACCGTCCGCAGTCAAAAAGTCCCCATCGCAGGTGTCGGTCACCATGGAGTCGAACACTCACGATCAGCAACAGTCACCGCCGGAGAGTGCACCGACGAGTGCCGCTTCCGTGACCAAAACGGTCACCTTTAACTTCACCAACGGGTCGCCCGAAACGGTGGCCACCAATGGGGCCGAGGAGCCGCACCATACGAATGGGGCGCCAGCGCAAACGGTGGACCACAGTGAGAATCTGCGGCCGAGCGCCATTGCCGAGCAGCGAAAGGCTGACGAGCTGACGTCCCCGAAGCTGGTCAACTGGAGCAGTATTGGCCGGTTCGACGAGCGGCAGTACTTCGCCAACGACCGGAAGCTGATCGAGAAGCGCAAATACGACGACATGGAGTTCGAGGAGTTTGAGGTGCTCGATCCAAATGCTCCCCCCTCTTCGGAGCATTACGACAGTCTCAACAGCAAGTGA